A genome region from Candidatus Eremiobacterota bacterium includes the following:
- the purF gene encoding amidophosphoribosyltransferase, with translation MARAYDEEAVQPAGDVLHEACGITGIYSPGDDVARLAYFGLYALQHRGQESAGLAVGDGVAIDSHREMGLITGVFDEEILGRLRGSVAIGHTRYSTTGSSAVVNAQPFVEASNLGPFAFAHNGNLTNTDELAALLPENVRLTATSDSEILAKTIALASGSTWSEKIKAAMRIAEGAYSVVLLTADAVYGFRDPWGVRPLCVGTYGDRGYMIASESCALATVGAHYLREIEAGEVVCVDRRGIRSEHTEVRKPASLCMFEYIYFARPDSVLSGRSIYMARYEMGRALAREHAADADVVMAIPDSAIPGGIGYAAESGLPYVEGLIKNRYIGRTFISPDQKLRSQGVQLKFNPIVENLRGQRVVVVDDSIVRGTTTPRIVKLLRDAGAREVHLRITSPPIQHPCYLGVDMATYAELIAANLTVPEICERIGADSLGFLSIESLVESTSRDRRDFCLGCLNGKYPSRPGYSHGGLQADRQPALKA, from the coding sequence ATGGCGCGGGCGTACGACGAGGAAGCGGTCCAGCCGGCCGGCGACGTCCTGCACGAGGCGTGCGGGATCACGGGAATCTACTCGCCGGGCGACGACGTCGCCCGGCTCGCTTATTTCGGGCTCTACGCGCTGCAGCACAGGGGCCAGGAGAGCGCCGGGCTGGCCGTCGGCGACGGGGTCGCGATCGACAGCCACCGCGAGATGGGCCTGATCACCGGCGTCTTCGACGAGGAGATCCTCGGGCGGCTGCGCGGCAGCGTCGCGATCGGCCACACGCGCTATTCGACGACCGGCAGCTCGGCCGTCGTCAACGCGCAGCCGTTCGTCGAAGCCTCGAACCTCGGGCCGTTCGCCTTCGCGCACAACGGCAACCTCACCAACACCGACGAGCTCGCCGCGCTGCTCCCGGAAAACGTCCGCCTCACCGCAACGTCCGACTCGGAGATTCTCGCGAAGACGATAGCGCTCGCGAGCGGCTCGACCTGGAGCGAGAAGATCAAAGCCGCGATGCGGATCGCCGAAGGCGCGTACTCCGTCGTGCTGCTCACCGCCGACGCGGTGTACGGGTTCCGCGATCCGTGGGGCGTGCGGCCGCTGTGCGTCGGCACGTACGGCGACCGCGGCTACATGATCGCCTCTGAGTCGTGCGCGCTCGCGACCGTCGGCGCGCACTACTTGCGCGAGATCGAAGCCGGCGAAGTGGTCTGCGTCGACCGGCGCGGAATTCGCAGCGAGCACACCGAGGTGCGCAAGCCGGCCTCGTTGTGCATGTTCGAGTACATCTACTTCGCGCGCCCCGACAGCGTGCTCAGCGGCCGTTCGATCTACATGGCGCGCTACGAGATGGGGCGCGCGCTCGCGCGCGAGCACGCGGCCGACGCCGACGTGGTGATGGCGATCCCCGACAGCGCGATTCCCGGCGGGATCGGCTACGCCGCCGAGAGCGGGCTGCCGTACGTCGAGGGGCTCATCAAGAACCGCTACATCGGGCGCACCTTCATCAGCCCCGACCAGAAGCTGCGCAGCCAGGGCGTGCAGCTCAAGTTCAATCCGATCGTCGAGAACCTGCGCGGGCAGCGCGTCGTCGTCGTCGACGACTCGATCGTGCGCGGCACGACGACGCCGCGCATCGTCAAGCTGCTGCGCGACGCCGGTGCGCGCGAAGTTCATTTGCGCATCACCTCGCCGCCGATCCAGCATCCCTGCTATCTCGGCGTCGACATGGCGACTTACGCCGAGCTGATCGCCGCGAACCTGACCGTGCCCGAGATCTGCGAGCGCATCGGCGCCGATTCGCTCGGCTTCTTGAGCATCGAGAGCCTGGTCGAGTCGACCAGCCGCGACCGCCGCGACTTCTGCCTGGGCTGTCTGAACGGAAAGTACCCGAGCCGGCCGGGCTACTCGCACGGCGGCCTCCAGGCGGACCGCCAGCCGGCGCTCAAGGCCTGA
- a CDS encoding DUF4236 domain-containing protein → MPWYFRRSFGRGPVRLNLSRRGVGVSVGMRGFRFGTGPRGAYVRAGRGGFYYQQYFARRDQMLRHAVGVVASSDFTAAH, encoded by the coding sequence ATGCCTTGGTACTTTCGCCGGAGCTTCGGGCGGGGTCCAGTCCGTCTGAACTTATCGCGTCGCGGCGTAGGAGTATCCGTCGGCATGCGCGGATTCCGGTTCGGCACGGGTCCGCGAGGTGCGTACGTTCGTGCCGGCCGCGGCGGCTTTTATTATCAGCAATATTTCGCGCGGCGCGACCAGATGCTGCGGCACGCCGTCGGCGTCGTCGCCTCGTCCGATTTCACGGCCGCCCACTGA
- a CDS encoding Bax inhibitor-1/YccA family protein, which produces MYQPRSPYGRPVYGASYAPAVSTPGLLGQVLGITGAGFVITAAAAYVFRGVPYGAGLIALIAGFILLFVMGAVRNNQPIALLLFYAFTFLEGIGIAPVVNRYATAIGPDVVVNAAATTGFGMLVLGGVAFVFSVDWRRFSGLAFGLLIALIVVGIISAFTRFIHPDVYSWMVLGVFTLLTLIDFSRIRAGGGGATPVELAIAIYLDAINIFLALLELFGSRSRRD; this is translated from the coding sequence ATGTACCAGCCACGCTCGCCCTACGGCCGCCCGGTCTACGGGGCTTCCTACGCACCCGCCGTCAGCACCCCGGGCCTCCTGGGCCAGGTGCTGGGGATCACCGGCGCCGGCTTCGTCATCACCGCGGCGGCGGCGTACGTCTTCCGCGGGGTTCCGTACGGCGCGGGCTTGATCGCCCTGATCGCCGGTTTCATCCTGCTCTTCGTCATGGGCGCGGTTCGCAACAACCAGCCGATCGCGCTGCTGCTGTTCTACGCGTTCACGTTCCTCGAAGGGATCGGGATCGCGCCGGTGGTCAACCGCTACGCGACCGCGATCGGCCCCGACGTCGTCGTCAACGCCGCCGCGACGACCGGTTTCGGGATGCTCGTGCTGGGCGGCGTCGCGTTCGTTTTCTCCGTCGACTGGCGGCGGTTCAGCGGGCTCGCGTTCGGCTTGCTGATCGCGCTGATCGTCGTCGGCATCATCTCTGCGTTCACCCGGTTTATCCACCCCGACGTCTACTCGTGGATGGTGCTCGGCGTCTTCACGCTGCTCACGCTGATCGACTTCAGCCGCATCCGCGCGGGCGGCGGCGGCGCGACGCCGGTCGAGCTCGCGATCGCGATCTACCTCGACGCGATCAACATCTTCCTCGCCTTGCTCGAGCTCTTCGGCTCGCGCTCCCGCCGCGACTGA